One stretch of Bradyrhizobium canariense DNA includes these proteins:
- a CDS encoding response regulator transcription factor, translating into MANARKILIVDDDTDLRDTLVEQLSLHEEFEASAVDTGAKGANAAKANAPDLVLMDVGLPDTDGREVVRSLRKGGFKAPIIMLTGHDTDSDTILGLESGANDYVAKPFRFAVLLARIRAQLRQHEASEDAVFSVGPYSFRPGSKMLTGANAKKVRLTEKETAILRFLYRAGQLPVSRETLLQEVWGYNSGVTTHTLETHIYRLRQKIEKDAANPEILVTEAGGYKLVP; encoded by the coding sequence ATGGCCAATGCCCGCAAGATCCTGATCGTAGATGATGACACCGATCTGCGCGATACATTGGTGGAGCAGTTGTCGCTGCACGAGGAATTTGAGGCCTCGGCCGTCGACACCGGCGCAAAGGGCGCCAACGCCGCCAAGGCCAATGCACCCGATCTGGTGCTGATGGATGTGGGCCTGCCGGACACCGATGGCCGGGAGGTGGTGCGCAGCCTACGCAAGGGCGGCTTCAAGGCGCCGATCATCATGCTCACTGGACACGATACGGATTCGGATACCATCCTCGGACTTGAATCCGGCGCCAATGACTACGTCGCCAAGCCGTTCCGGTTTGCCGTGCTGCTGGCGCGGATTCGAGCCCAGCTGCGCCAGCATGAAGCCAGCGAAGACGCGGTGTTTTCGGTCGGACCCTACAGTTTCAGGCCCGGCTCCAAGATGCTGACCGGCGCCAACGCCAAGAAAGTGCGCCTGACTGAAAAGGAAACTGCGATCCTGCGATTTCTCTACCGGGCCGGCCAATTGCCGGTATCGCGCGAGACGTTGCTGCAGGAAGTCTGGGGCTATAATTCCGGCGTCACCACCCACACACTGGAAACTCACATCTACCGGCTGCGGCAGAAGATCGAGAAAGACGCTGCCAATCCAGAGATACTGGTGACCGAAGCCGGTGGCTACAAGCTGGTGCCATGA
- a CDS encoding outer membrane lipoprotein carrier protein LolA produces MTEQLAAHSARIGLATLIAAFMMTAAAPSSAQGVPVPKPAPKSRNIQMSASGPLTTGATAAQPPDPVIPDPRRNQPANIFASFDANQKAQAAKVSAYLSSLQTLVGNFVQVGPDGSKSKGDFYIQKPGKVRFEYDDPSPVELIADGSSLAVRDRKLATQDIYPLSQTPLRYLLSDRIDLMKDTNVVSVTSDDMFISVTIEEKQALIGTSRLMLMVGAKDGQLKQWTVTDPQGYDTTVAVYNLDTSKKVDPGLFKIDFTRYPTPPG; encoded by the coding sequence ATGACTGAGCAACTCGCGGCCCACAGCGCCCGCATCGGCCTCGCAACGCTGATCGCGGCATTCATGATGACTGCCGCGGCGCCGTCGTCCGCGCAGGGCGTTCCCGTGCCGAAGCCTGCGCCAAAAAGCCGCAACATCCAGATGAGTGCATCGGGACCCCTGACGACCGGGGCTACCGCGGCCCAGCCGCCCGATCCCGTCATTCCCGACCCGCGCCGGAACCAGCCCGCCAATATTTTCGCAAGCTTCGACGCCAATCAAAAAGCGCAAGCCGCCAAGGTCAGCGCCTATTTGTCGTCGCTGCAAACGCTGGTCGGAAATTTCGTCCAGGTCGGCCCTGACGGCAGCAAGAGCAAAGGCGATTTTTACATCCAGAAGCCTGGCAAGGTGCGTTTCGAATACGACGATCCGAGTCCGGTCGAACTCATCGCCGACGGATCGTCGCTGGCGGTGCGCGATCGCAAGCTTGCGACCCAGGACATCTATCCATTGTCGCAGACGCCACTGCGATATCTGCTGTCGGACCGCATTGATCTGATGAAAGACACCAACGTCGTGAGCGTGACGTCGGATGACATGTTCATCAGCGTCACCATCGAGGAAAAGCAGGCGCTGATCGGCACCAGCCGCCTGATGCTGATGGTGGGCGCCAAGGACGGACAGCTCAAGCAATGGACGGTGACCGACCCACAGGGGTATGACACCACGGTTGCGGTCTATAATCTGGATACTTCCAAGAAAGTCGATCCCGGCCTGTTCAAGATCGACTTCACGAGATATCCGACTCCGCCGGGCTAA
- a CDS encoding DNA translocase FtsK yields MSMPAIERVIPIVGQLPASMREALARRLRELAGLGLIALSGVAAAALMTWSVQDPSLSHATSRAIRNIVGYPGAIGADLLMQILGLGAIMLILPVAVWGWRMLTHRDFDREALRLGCWILCTVISAGFVSCWPHGGRWPLPTGLGGVVGDALVRAPAVVFGPPGFVYRLVLGLVLCVAMIATFLIACGLGSQPQDEESAPIEDDDTPFAEDDDDNGSISLGWAFHAAMSAKARLGWLLTTAYRSLVASAPATRASSFERQEPSLGGRTAPSLAPEAEDNFEDQDEEEDDEEEEAPARAPRKKVAAKASPRKSSEKFELPSVSVLAAPKASDRQPLNKSELEANSRALEGVLQDFGVRGEIVKAHPGPVVTLYELEPAPGIKSSRVIGLSDDIARSMSALSARVAVVPGRNAIGVELPNAHREKVYLRELLTAKESNESVAKLPLCLGKTIGGDPVIIDLARTPHMLIAGTTGSGKSVAINTMILSLVYRLRPDQCRLIMVDPKMLELSVYDGIPHLLTPVVTDPKKAVVALKWAVREMEERYKKMSKLGVRNIDGYNARLGEARTKGEDLTRTVHTGFDKETGKAIYEEEKLDLDPLPYIVIIVDEMADLMMVAGKDIEGAVQRLAQMARAAGLHVILATQRPSVDVITGTIKANFPTRISFQVTSKIDSRTILGEMGAEQLLGQGDMLYMAGGGRISRVHGPFVSDEEVEKVVRHLKTQGQPEYLEAVTAEEPTEEDGAVFDATGMGGDGGGDLFSQAVAIVKRDRKASTSYIQRRLQIGYNRAASLMERMELEGIVGQANHAGKREILVEQEEGF; encoded by the coding sequence ATGAGCATGCCAGCGATCGAACGTGTCATTCCTATCGTCGGCCAGTTGCCGGCCTCGATGCGTGAGGCGCTTGCGCGGCGGCTGCGTGAGCTCGCCGGATTGGGCCTGATCGCGTTGTCGGGCGTGGCCGCCGCGGCGCTGATGACCTGGTCGGTGCAAGATCCGAGTCTTAGCCATGCGACGTCGCGCGCGATCCGCAACATCGTCGGCTATCCCGGTGCGATCGGCGCCGATCTCCTGATGCAGATTCTCGGCCTCGGCGCGATCATGCTGATCCTGCCGGTTGCGGTATGGGGCTGGCGCATGCTGACCCATCGTGACTTCGACCGTGAAGCCTTGCGGCTCGGCTGCTGGATCCTGTGCACGGTGATCTCGGCAGGCTTTGTAAGCTGCTGGCCACATGGCGGGCGATGGCCGCTGCCGACCGGTCTTGGCGGCGTCGTCGGTGATGCGCTGGTGCGCGCGCCTGCGGTGGTGTTCGGGCCGCCGGGTTTTGTCTACCGCCTCGTGCTCGGACTCGTCCTTTGCGTGGCCATGATCGCGACATTCCTGATCGCTTGCGGCCTGGGCTCGCAACCGCAGGACGAGGAGTCCGCGCCGATCGAGGATGATGATACGCCATTTGCGGAGGATGACGACGACAACGGCTCGATCTCGTTGGGATGGGCATTTCATGCCGCAATGAGCGCGAAGGCGCGGCTGGGCTGGTTGTTGACCACGGCTTACAGGTCGCTGGTTGCGAGCGCACCGGCGACGCGCGCATCGAGCTTCGAACGACAGGAGCCCAGTCTCGGCGGCCGCACCGCCCCATCCTTGGCGCCAGAGGCCGAAGACAATTTCGAGGATCAGGACGAGGAAGAGGACGACGAGGAAGAAGAAGCTCCTGCCCGCGCGCCGCGCAAAAAGGTCGCAGCCAAGGCGTCCCCGCGCAAATCGTCGGAGAAGTTCGAACTGCCCTCGGTGTCGGTGCTTGCCGCTCCGAAGGCCTCGGATCGCCAGCCGCTCAACAAATCCGAGCTTGAGGCCAACTCGCGCGCGCTGGAAGGCGTGCTGCAGGATTTCGGCGTGCGCGGTGAGATCGTCAAGGCCCATCCCGGCCCCGTTGTAACCCTGTACGAGCTTGAGCCGGCGCCGGGCATCAAATCCTCCCGTGTCATCGGATTGTCCGATGACATCGCGCGCTCGATGAGCGCGCTCTCGGCGCGCGTCGCCGTCGTTCCCGGCCGCAACGCCATCGGCGTCGAACTGCCAAATGCGCATCGCGAGAAAGTTTATCTGCGCGAGTTGCTGACCGCGAAAGAGAGCAACGAATCCGTCGCGAAGCTTCCGCTCTGCCTTGGCAAAACCATCGGCGGCGATCCCGTCATCATCGACCTGGCGAGAACGCCGCATATGCTGATTGCCGGTACCACCGGCTCCGGTAAATCGGTCGCCATCAACACCATGATCCTGAGCCTGGTTTATCGGCTGCGCCCCGATCAATGCCGGCTGATCATGGTCGATCCGAAAATGCTCGAACTCTCCGTCTATGACGGCATTCCGCATCTGCTGACGCCGGTCGTGACCGATCCGAAGAAAGCCGTGGTCGCGCTGAAATGGGCCGTGCGCGAGATGGAAGAACGCTACAAGAAAATGTCCAAGCTCGGCGTGCGCAACATCGACGGCTATAATGCGCGCCTGGGCGAAGCGAGAACAAAGGGCGAGGATCTGACCCGTACGGTCCATACCGGCTTCGACAAGGAAACCGGTAAAGCGATCTACGAGGAAGAGAAACTCGATCTCGACCCACTGCCCTACATCGTCATCATCGTGGACGAAATGGCCGACCTGATGATGGTGGCCGGCAAGGATATCGAAGGCGCAGTACAACGGTTGGCGCAAATGGCGCGCGCCGCCGGCCTGCACGTGATTCTGGCCACGCAGCGGCCGTCGGTCGACGTCATCACCGGCACCATCAAGGCGAACTTCCCCACCCGTATCTCGTTTCAGGTCACCTCGAAGATCGACAGCCGCACCATCCTCGGTGAGATGGGCGCCGAGCAACTGCTCGGACAGGGCGACATGCTTTACATGGCCGGCGGCGGCCGCATCAGCCGCGTGCATGGACCTTTCGTCTCGGACGAAGAGGTTGAGAAGGTGGTGCGCCATCTCAAGACACAAGGTCAGCCCGAATACCTCGAAGCGGTCACGGCGGAAGAACCGACCGAGGAAGACGGCGCGGTGTTCGATGCCACCGGCATGGGCGGCGATGGCGGCGGCGATCTGTTCTCGCAGGCGGTGGCGATCGTCAAACGCGACCGCAAGGCTTCCACCAGCTACATTCAACGCCGGCTACAGATCGGGTATAACCGCGCTGCGTCGCTGATGGAACGAATGGAACTCGAAGGTATCGTCGGGCAGGCGAATCACGCCGGCAAACGCGAAATTCTGGTCGAGCAAGAAGAAGGCTTCTGA
- a CDS encoding cyclic nucleotide-binding domain-containing protein — MSIEDDVALLERVPTLRLLGTTALRMLAIGSEQRDFARGDVLFKAGDDADAGFIVQRGAFRIADDSGAELVAGPGSLIGELALVVAMPRPSTATALEHSSVIRVARSLFQRVLESDPMAARRLRDEFANRTSQIASDILMAGAKLNS; from the coding sequence ATGTCGATCGAAGATGATGTTGCCTTGCTTGAGCGCGTCCCGACACTGCGCCTGTTGGGGACGACCGCTTTGCGCATGCTGGCGATCGGTTCCGAGCAACGCGATTTTGCCCGCGGTGATGTCCTGTTCAAGGCCGGCGATGACGCGGACGCGGGATTTATCGTGCAGCGCGGGGCGTTCCGTATCGCCGATGACAGCGGGGCCGAACTGGTCGCAGGCCCCGGCTCCTTGATCGGTGAACTCGCGCTGGTGGTTGCGATGCCACGGCCGTCGACCGCGACCGCGCTGGAGCATTCCTCGGTCATTCGTGTCGCGCGCAGCCTGTTTCAACGCGTACTCGAAAGCGATCCCATGGCGGCGCGCCGGCTTCGTGACGAATTCGCCAACCGGACCAGCCAGATCGCCAGCGATATCCTGATGGCGGGCGCAAAGCTGAATAGCTGA
- a CDS encoding L,D-transpeptidase family protein, producing MAYEKILVRAAAGDPRRGWLTVDGRIVPVALGRGGIRANKREGDGGTPKGTFQPRQLWWRADRHPRPRTPLPVRAIRPDDAWCEDPLSRHYNQPVRLDRDDGADRLKRDDHLYDFIIEIDHNTSPRIAGRGSAVFLHLARKDFSPTAGCVSMTKSAMLRLLERLGPQTRIVIG from the coding sequence ATGGCTTATGAGAAAATTCTGGTTCGAGCCGCCGCCGGCGATCCGCGCCGGGGCTGGCTCACCGTGGACGGACGCATCGTACCGGTGGCACTTGGCCGCGGTGGCATTAGAGCCAACAAACGGGAAGGCGATGGGGGAACGCCAAAGGGCACGTTCCAGCCGCGGCAATTGTGGTGGCGCGCCGATCGCCATCCGCGGCCGCGGACTCCTCTACCCGTCCGCGCCATCCGGCCAGATGACGCCTGGTGCGAAGATCCGCTCAGCCGCCACTACAACCAGCCTGTCCGGTTGGATCGCGATGATGGCGCCGATCGCCTCAAGCGCGACGATCATCTCTATGACTTTATCATCGAGATCGACCACAACACCTCTCCGCGCATTGCCGGCCGCGGCAGCGCGGTATTCCTGCATCTGGCGCGGAAGGATTTTTCGCCGACCGCAGGATGTGTATCGATGACCAAATCGGCGATGCTGCGGTTGCTGGAACGGCTCGGCCCGCAGACCAGGATTGTGATCGGGTGA
- a CDS encoding exodeoxyribonuclease III, with translation MRFSLTTWNINSVRLRIDLVAKFLKSARPDVLCLQETKCIDDAFPLKRFKRLGYEHVALNGQKGYHGVAVVSKLPFESTNIRTFCDRLDSRHISVEFGAKAQLSKPLVLHNFYVPAGGDIPDPALNPKFEHKLQFLDEMKACEPLHPRGDDRHILVGDLNVAPHENDVWSHKQLLKVVSHTPIECEKLLAAQTHGEWVDVARDRIPLSEKVYTWWSYRAADWTVGDRGRRLDHIWVSRALKESVSDFRITRDARSWERPSDHVPVTVTLDV, from the coding sequence ATGCGCTTCTCCCTGACAACCTGGAACATCAACTCGGTGCGGCTACGCATCGATCTGGTCGCCAAATTCCTCAAATCGGCGCGGCCGGATGTCTTGTGCCTGCAAGAGACCAAATGCATCGATGACGCATTCCCACTGAAGCGTTTCAAACGTCTCGGCTATGAGCATGTCGCGCTCAACGGACAGAAGGGCTATCACGGCGTCGCCGTGGTCTCGAAACTGCCGTTCGAGAGCACCAATATCAGAACCTTTTGCGACAGGCTCGATTCGCGTCACATCTCGGTTGAGTTCGGCGCCAAGGCGCAGCTTTCAAAACCACTGGTGCTGCATAATTTCTATGTTCCGGCCGGTGGCGATATTCCTGACCCTGCCCTTAATCCGAAATTCGAGCACAAGCTGCAATTCCTCGACGAGATGAAGGCGTGCGAGCCTTTGCATCCGCGCGGCGATGACCGACATATCCTGGTCGGCGATCTCAACGTGGCGCCGCATGAGAATGACGTGTGGTCGCACAAGCAATTGCTGAAGGTGGTGTCACACACGCCGATCGAATGCGAGAAGCTGCTGGCGGCGCAGACACACGGCGAATGGGTCGACGTCGCGCGCGACCGCATCCCGCTTTCGGAAAAAGTCTATACGTGGTGGAGCTACCGTGCCGCCGACTGGACAGTTGGTGATCGCGGCCGCCGGCTCGACCACATCTGGGTGTCGCGAGCCCTCAAGGAAAGCGTCAGCGATTTCCGGATCACGCGCGATGCGCGGAGTTGGGAGCGGCCTTCCGACCACGTCCCGGTCACGGTGACACTGGACGTGTAG
- a CDS encoding aminotransferase class I/II-fold pyridoxal phosphate-dependent enzyme encodes MAMTASSRTPQGTGSQESERSPFARLTELLAPYQPAKPLITLSLGEPQHPVPAFVGPVLAKHIADFGRYPIAKGIEPFRRAAANWLSTRFDLPRPLDPESEILVLNGSREGLFFAALTAARYVDERNGRPAILVPNPFYPAYGAGSRAADCETIYLPTNVANGFLPDLDALDEATLARTVAIYLASPANPQGAVASRDYFRRLKQLADRFGFMILSDECYSEIYTKTAPGSALECAGPDFTNVVAFQSLSKRSNLPGMRVGFAAGDKKFLGLFHELRNVAAPQVPVPLQQVAIAAYSDEAHVEENRRLYRIKFDLADQILGNRYGYHRPAGGFCVWLDVSAHGGDEAATVKLYKDAGVRVVPGSYLARQQPDGSNPGAGYIRLALVADSETTAEALHRLVEILD; translated from the coding sequence ATGGCAATGACCGCTTCATCCCGCACGCCGCAAGGCACCGGCAGTCAGGAGAGCGAACGCTCGCCATTCGCACGGCTGACCGAGCTGCTGGCGCCCTATCAGCCCGCTAAGCCTTTGATTACGCTGTCATTGGGGGAACCGCAGCACCCCGTTCCGGCGTTTGTCGGCCCGGTGCTCGCCAAACATATTGCCGATTTCGGCCGCTATCCGATCGCCAAGGGCATCGAGCCTTTCCGGCGGGCCGCCGCGAACTGGCTTTCGACCCGATTCGACCTGCCGCGACCGCTCGATCCGGAAAGCGAGATTCTGGTGCTGAACGGCAGCCGCGAGGGCCTGTTCTTCGCGGCCCTCACCGCCGCGCGTTACGTCGACGAGCGCAACGGCCGGCCCGCGATCCTGGTGCCCAATCCGTTTTATCCGGCCTATGGCGCCGGCTCCCGCGCCGCGGACTGCGAAACCATCTATCTGCCGACCAATGTCGCCAATGGATTCCTGCCCGACCTCGACGCGCTCGATGAGGCCACGCTCGCCCGCACGGTCGCGATCTACCTTGCTTCGCCGGCGAACCCGCAAGGCGCGGTCGCGTCGCGCGACTATTTCCGTCGGCTGAAACAGCTCGCCGACCGCTTCGGCTTCATGATCCTGAGCGACGAGTGCTACTCGGAAATCTACACCAAGACAGCACCCGGCAGCGCGCTGGAATGCGCCGGGCCCGACTTCACCAATGTCGTCGCGTTTCAGTCGCTGTCGAAGCGTTCGAACCTGCCGGGCATGCGGGTCGGATTCGCCGCCGGCGACAAGAAATTCCTCGGCCTGTTTCACGAGCTGCGCAATGTCGCGGCGCCCCAGGTGCCGGTGCCGCTGCAGCAGGTCGCAATCGCGGCCTATAGCGACGAGGCGCATGTCGAGGAGAATCGCAGGCTCTACCGGATCAAGTTCGATCTCGCCGACCAGATTCTCGGCAATCGCTATGGCTATCATCGCCCGGCCGGCGGCTTCTGCGTCTGGCTCGACGTATCGGCGCACGGCGGCGATGAAGCAGCGACGGTGAAACTCTACAAGGACGCCGGCGTGCGCGTCGTGCCTGGAAGCTATCTGGCGCGGCAACAACCCGACGGCAGCAATCCCGGCGCCGGCTACATTCGGCTGGCGCTGGTAGCGGACAGCGAAACAACGGCCGAGGCGCTGCACCGGCTGGTCGAAATTCTGGATTAG
- a CDS encoding 2-keto-4-pentenoate hydratase, translated as MLDKNQIAAASRRLHDHWRAGTKLGALESSHRPRDRAEAYAIQAAIESYSAADLFGWKIAATSEAGQKHINVDGPMAGRILSETVIPDGGTASMAGNEMRVAEPEFAFRMATDLPPRSSLYTVQEVLDAVGTLHPAIEIPDSRFSDFVSAGAAQIIADNACAHLFVLGAPATTNWRALDLVEEKPVITLRGKRFIGHGKNVLGDPRIALTWLANELRQLGVTLKAGQIVTTGTCHPPLPIQSGDLVEADFGTLGKVSVGFK; from the coding sequence ATGCTGGATAAAAATCAGATCGCCGCCGCGTCACGGAGACTGCACGATCATTGGCGCGCGGGCACCAAGCTCGGCGCGCTCGAATCATCGCACCGGCCCCGCGACCGGGCGGAGGCTTACGCCATCCAGGCGGCGATCGAGAGTTATTCGGCCGCCGATTTATTCGGCTGGAAAATCGCTGCCACCAGTGAGGCCGGACAGAAGCACATCAATGTCGACGGTCCGATGGCGGGGCGCATCCTGTCCGAGACGGTCATTCCGGATGGCGGCACCGCTTCCATGGCCGGAAATGAAATGCGCGTCGCCGAGCCGGAGTTTGCTTTTCGCATGGCGACGGATCTGCCGCCGCGATCGTCGCTCTACACCGTACAGGAAGTCCTCGACGCGGTCGGCACGCTTCATCCGGCCATCGAGATTCCGGATTCGCGATTTTCGGATTTTGTCAGCGCCGGTGCTGCGCAAATCATCGCCGACAATGCCTGCGCGCATTTATTCGTCCTGGGCGCGCCAGCAACGACAAACTGGCGGGCGCTCGACCTCGTCGAAGAGAAGCCGGTTATCACGCTGCGCGGAAAGCGATTCATCGGTCACGGAAAGAACGTGCTTGGCGATCCCCGGATTGCGCTTACTTGGCTCGCCAATGAACTGCGTCAGCTCGGCGTGACGCTCAAGGCCGGCCAGATCGTGACCACAGGCACCTGCCATCCGCCGCTGCCGATTCAATCCGGCGATCTGGTCGAGGCGGATTTTGGAACGCTCGGCAAAGTATCGGTCGGGTTCAAGTAG